GACGTCACCGGCCTGCTGCGACCGGGCGAGAACACGCTCGCCGTGAAGGTTTTCAAATGGACGGACGGCAGTTACCTCGAAGATGCCGACCACTGGCGCATGGCGGGCATACACCGCGAAGTATATCTTGCCGCAAAACCCGACGTGGCCATCGGCGACTTCGGGGTGCGGACGCTGCTCGACGGCGACATGCGCGACGCGCTGTTGCAGATACGCCCCACGATCGACCTGCGCGAGGGCACCCCGGCGGCAGGATGGCATCTGCGGGCGCAACTCTATGCCCCCGACGGGACGCCCGAAGGCCGTGAAATGGGACTACCGGTCGAAGAAATCCTGTCGGAGGCTTACCCGCAACGCGACAACGTCTACTTCGCACTGATGGAGCAGCGCATCGCGGCACCCGAAAAATGGAGCGCCGAGAACCCTGCGCTCTACACCCTCGTGCTGACCCTGCGCAACGATGACGGGCAGGTCGCCGAATCGCGCAGCTGCAAGGTCGGGTTCCGCGACGTCCGGCTCCGCGGACGCGAGATGCTGGTCAACGGCGTCCCCGTGAAACTCTACGGCGTAAACCGCCACGACCACGACCAATATACGGGAAAGACCGTCACGCGCGAAGGGATGGAACAGGACGTAAGGCTGATGAAACTGCTGAATTTCAACTCCGTGCGTACGTCCCACTACCCCAACGACCCCTATTTCTACGAGCTGTGCGACCGCTACGGCCTTTACGTCATCGACGAAGCCAACATCGAGAGCCACGGTTCGGGCGGGAAGCTCTCGAACGACCCGGAGTGGGCCGTTCCGTTCCTGGAGCGTGTAAGCCGGATGGTCGTCCGCGACCGCAACCACCCCTCCATCGTCATGTGGTCGCTGGGTAACGAATCGGGATGCGGCCCGGCGCACGCGGCGGCAGCCGGCTGGGCCAAGGATTACGACCCCACGCGCCTGATCCACTACGAAGGGGCGCAGGGACAACCTGCGAGCCCGCTTTACGTACCCCTCAGGCGCACTTCGGCGGCCGTATTCACCAGTGCCGCCCCCGCAGACGGGAAGCCTGGCACCCCGCAACAGCCGCAGGACGGCGGCAATCCGACCGACCCCGCCTACGTGGATATCGTGAGCCGCATGTATCCCACGGTCGGGGAGCTGGAGCGCATGGCCCTCAACCCGCGGATCGACCGCCCCGTGCTGATGTGCGAATACGCCCACTCGATGGGAAATTCGACCGGCGGGCTGAACGACTACTGGACGGTCATCCGCAGCCATGAGGGACTGCTGGGCGGCCATATCTGGGACTGGGCAGAGCAGGGGCTGGTCAAAAAAGACACCTGCCAACGCACTTATTGGGCCTACGGCGGGGATTTCGAACCGGCAGGGGAGCATCACGACGCGGCGTTCTGCTGCAACGGCATCGTCAACCCCGACCGTACGCTGAAGCCCGCGGCACTGGAGTGCAAATATGTATTCCAGCCCATCGGGTTCACGGCGGACGACCTTGCTGCCGGAAGGGTTGTCGTACACAACCGTAATTTCTTCTCCCCGACCGACCGCTACGACTTCACTTGGGAAATATCGACCGACAAGGGCGTATTGCAGCGCGGCAGTTTCGACGTGCCGACGACGCCCGCGGGCAAGAGCGCCCCGGCCACCGTCGGGTTCCGCCCCTTCGAGCCCGAACCCGGCGCCGAATATCTGCTCCGCGTACAGGCCCGGGAAAAACGGGCGACCCCTTACGCCGGGGCCGGGCACATCGCTGCGCAAGAGCAGTTCGGACTGCCTTTCTACAAGGCACCCGCGCATAAACCCGCCGCAGGCAGGGCGGCCGTCTCGCAGGACGGGGAGCGCATCGTGCTGAGCGCCGCGGGGGTTCGGGCGGAAATCGACCGCAGAAGCGGCTACCTGGTCTCCTATACGGTACGCGGGAAGGCATTGGTATGCGACACCCTGCGGCCGAACTTCTGGCGGGCGTCGACCGACAACGACTGGCGCGGATGGCGCGTCGGGCAGATCGCCGGATGCTGGAAAGAGATGCCCGGAAGGATCCGGACGGAAGGCATCCGCATCGACGAAGCCGCAGGGACGGTGCGCGTCGAAAAGGGGGTTCCCGACAGCGTGCGGCTGACGCTGGTTTATACGCTTGACGGCACGGGGGCGCTGGCCGTGTCGTACGACCTGCAGATCGCCGGGCAGTTGCCGGAACCGCTGCGCGCGGGGCTACGAACCCGGGTTCCCAATACACTGGGGAGGATGGCCTACTTCGGCAAAGGGCCCCAGGAAAATTACTCCGACCGCTCGTGCGGTGCTTTGCTCGGCCTCTACCGGGGTACGCCCGGGGACTTCATGCACGACTACATCACCCCGCAGGAGAACGGCAACCGCTGCGCAGTGCGTTGGCTCACGCTGACGGAGGGCAACGGACGCGGCATCCAGATCGCGGGGGACAGCCCCCTGAGCATGTCGGTATGGGACTGCACGCAGGAGGCGCTCGACAGGGCACGCCACGTCACCGAAGTGGAGAGACTTCCGGATGCCCTGACGGTCAACATAGACTGCGTGCAGGCCGGGGTCGGGGGAACCGATACATGGAGCCTGAATGCGCGCCCCTCGGAGCAGTACCGCCTGCTGGCAAAACGCTATGCCTACAAATTCACGCTACTTCCCTGCAACAACGAATCCGAAGCAATCCGCAACGGCCGGAGGCTTTGCAACAAACGATAGCCCATGAAAAAGACAATCCTGTTACTGGCGTTGGGATTCCTGTGCCAGCCCCTTTACCCGCAACGCACCGAATACCCGCAGATCGGGGCGCAGGTGTTCATCGAACCGGGGCAGACCGACAAGCAGATCGACGGGTTCTTCAGGATACTCGCGCAGCACGGATTCGAAACGGCACGCATCCGGATGTTCGGGGCGCACATGCTGCGCCCGGACGGATCGTGGGATTTCACGCTTTACGACAAAGCGTTCGATGCCGCCGGGAAACACGGCGTAAAACTCTTCGCCACGCTCTTCCCGCCGACCGACGAGCTGGGCGACGTGGGCGGATTCAAATTCCCCCGCTCGAAAGCCCACCTGCTGGAAATCGCCGATTACATCGAAGCCGTCGTGAGCCACTTCAGGGGGCATCCCGCCCTCGACACCTGGGTGTTGCAGAACGAACCGGGAACGGGCGGAACGGGGCCCGGGCGAAACGACCTGACCGACGAGGTTTTCGCACGCTGGAAAGCCGCGCAGAAGACTCCGGCCTACGACAACGGCTACCTGAAAGCCGACTTCACGCAAGAGCGGTTCCACACCGATTTCACGACGTGGTACCTGGGATGGATCGCATCGCAGGTCGATCGGCATGACCCTGCGCACCACAAACACATCAATCCCCACCAGCTTCTGGACAACCTCGCCGACTACGATTTCCCCGCCTACGAAGGGTTTCTGACCTCGCTGGGCGTGTCGATGCACCTGAGCTGGCACTTCGGTTATTTCACCCGGGCGCAATACCCGCTGGGAATCTCGCTCATGGCCGACATCATCCGCTCCGGAGCCGGGAAAAACCCGTTCTGGATCACCGAAATGCAGGGCGGCAATGTCACGGCCAGCGGAAGGGAGGTACTCTGTCCCACGGCGCGGGAGATCACGCAATGGCTCTGGACGGGTATCGCCGCAGGCGCCGAAGGGGTGATCTTCTGGACGCTGAACCAGCGGGCGTCGGCACTCGAAGCCGGCGAATGGGGTATGCTCGATTTCCAGGGGCGGCCGAGCGACCGCCTGACAGCGGCCTCGGAAGTCGCCCGCACGGCGAAAGCCCACAAAAGCTTTTTCCGCGAGGCCCGGCCCGTACGGAGCGGCATCACGCTCCTTTACAACACCGAATCGCTCCGCACGCAGCAAAAGAATGCGGCGGTGTCGGACGACGGCCGTTACGAAGGGCGCAAGGCCAGCGCAACCATGAAATCGCTCGCGGGGGCCTATGAAGCCATAGCCGCCTGGGGCGTGGTTCCCGAAATCTGCGAAATGGGCGCATACGACTGGAGCAACCCGCAGGGAAAAACGATCGTATTGACGAACCTCGTGGCACTGCCTTCGGAGGTATGGGAACGGCTCGACGATTTCGTCCGTAAAGGCGGCCGGATGATCGCCACGGGGCTCACCGGATTCTACGACCAGAACATGCACTGCATCCTGATGGACGACTTTCCGCTGCGCAGGTGCTTCGGCGCACAGATCAGCGAGTACAAGGCCGTCGCACCCTATTTTACGATCGCATGCGACACCCCTGCCACGACCCTGCCCGCGCATCTGTGGAAAGGGATCCTCACCCCCGACAAGGCGCAGGCGATCGCCATGCACGGCGACGATGTGGTCGGCACCCGCCACCGCTACGGCAAGGGCGAGGCCGTGTGGCTTCCCTCGCTCGTCGAGCTGGGCGGCTGGCACGGCGACAACAAAGGGGTCGCGGATTTCTACGGCACCTACTGCCGCGGGCAGATCGACCGTGCCCCGCTGCACTTCTCCCGCCCGGCGGACGGGGTGCTGATGCGTCTGATGGAGTCTCCGTCGCAACGGCTGGCCGTACTGGTCAACAAACGCCCGCACACCGTCGAAATAGGGCTTTCGCGGCCGCTGCCCGCCTCGGCACGCCGGTTATGCGGCGAAGCGTCGCCCGAAGGCGCCTCCGTCAGGCTCGGAGCCGAAGAGTGTGCGGTTTTCCTGTGGGACAAACAGGCAGAATGATGCAAAAAACAGGTATATTTGTCGTAGCACCTTAAATTACGACCGATGAAACACCTTGCTGCCGGACTGTTGCTGTTTTGCTGGCTGCCCCTGTGGGGACAGGTCACGAACCTCCATTTCACCAACCTCTCGATCGACGCGGGACTGTCGGACAAAATGGTTTTCGCCGTGGCACAGGACAGTACGGGGCTGATGTGGTTCGGGACGGCCGAAGGGCTCAACCGCTACGACGGCTACAATTTCGAAACGTTCCGCTACAACCCCGGGGATTCGACGTCGGTCAGCGCCTCGTTCATCAACTGCATACACCTCACACGCACGGGCGAATTGTGGATCGGCACCGAGAAGGGGCTCGACCTCTACGACCCCGTGACGGAAAGTTTCGTGAAATACCATGCGGACAACGACTCGCTGCGGCTGCTCAACAACCTGCGCATCCGCTGCATCCACGACGATCCGCAAGGGGTGATGTGGGTCGGGACGCTCGAAGGGCTGATCCGCCTCGACCTGCGGAAACGCTATATCAACTATTTCGTACTGGTACCCGATGCATTCGACCGGATGGCCAACGAAATCCGCAGCATCTGCGCCGACCGGCACGGGATGTTGTGGCTCGGCACCTTCGACGGGCTCTACCGCTTCAACCCCACGGACAACAGTTTCGTCCGCTATGAAACCCGGAGCCGGAAGCTGCCCAACGACACCTACAACAACCTGGTCAACGCGCTGTATATCCCGGAGAACACCCCCGACCTGCTGTACGTCGGAAGTTCCAGCGGCCTGGTCGTCCTCGACATCCGGCATCCCGAGCAGCCGCTCGGCACCCTCCGCGCGGAAGACGGCGGACTTACGGACAACGACATAAAGAGCATCCTCAGCTACGACGATACGCACCTGCTGCTCGCAACGGCCGACGGGCTCACGCTCTACGACACCCGCAGCTGTCGGGCCAGCGCCTATTACAGTTCGCTGTCCGACCCGACGTCGCTGCCCAACAACTCGCTGCGCACGCTTTTCCGCGACCGGCAGAACATCGTCTGGATCGGCACCGACAGCGGACTGGCCAAACTCGACCTCAAACGCAAGAAGATCGACTGCGTCCGCCTGACCAACGACAGGAAAGGGGCCGAACGCAAAGTCATCGTCAACGACCTGCTCGGAACCCCCGACCACAGCCTGTGGCTCACCACGAACGAAGGCGTCCTGCGGTACGACAGCACGCGACGCGACGCAGGATACACGCGTTACATGGCCGACAAAGGGGTTTCGCACAGCATCGCCAAGCGGCTTATCCGCGACAGCCACGGCACCCTGTGGCTGGGAACCAACGACGGGATCGACTACTACGATGCCGCGCGCGACCGTTTCGTACGCGCCGAGCACTCGAACCAGAACTTCTCGCTCAAATACATCTACGACATCAAGGAGGACGCCGACCACGACATCGTGACCAACATCAGCAGCGGACTCTGCTTCATCACCCCGCATTACCGCCCCGACGGCGGTATCTCGCACCTGAGCTACAAGACCCGGCTCATCAGCGGCATCATCAACTCGGACAACTGCGACATCGGCTATTTCGACGTGGATGCAAAGGGCAACATCTGGTTCGCGGCCACGCAGGAGGGGCTGTTCAAATACGAAAAGCGCAACGACCGCTTCATACAGTACAAGGTGCGCACGGACGACCCCCGCAGCCTGATAAGCAACCGCATCTACACCATCCACGTTGACCGTAAGGGGAATGTGTGGACGGGCACCGACCGGGGCCTCTGCAAACTCGACCCGGCGAGCGGGCAGTTCGAGCGTTTCGACAACGACCTCGACCTCTCGCAGTCGATCCGCACGCTCACGTCGGACAGCCGCGGCCGCATTTGGGCCGCCACGACCAACAAGCTCATCATGTACGACCCGGTGCGGAAAAACAAGATCGTCTGCGACCTCAACCGGGATCTGAGGATCGACGAACTGATTTACAACAGTTTCTTCATCGACCCGCAGGGCCATATCTACATGGGCGGCGACGGGGGCTACATCCGCTACCACCCCGACGCGATCCTGCTCAACGAGGACAAGGCGCCGACGGTCGTCACATCGTTCAGCCTGTGGAACAAGGAGGTGCGCCCCGGACACCGGATCGGCAAACGCGTCGTACTGCCGCGCTCGATCCTGCACAGCGACCGGCTGCGGCTGCGGCACAACGAAAATTCGTTCCGTTTCTACTTTTCGCTGCTCAACTTCGCATCGTCGAACAACAAGTACGCCTACCGGCTGGAAGGGTACGACAAGGAGTGGCAGATGACGGGCGGCACGCAGAACTACGCCGCCTATTCGAACCTCTCGCCGGGCAGGTACCTCTTCACGGTCAGGGGCTGCAACTCCGACGGGATATGGAGCGACCGCACGGCACGGATCGAGGTGCGCATCCTGCCGCCCTGGTGGCTGAGCTGGTGGGCATACCTGATCTACGGGGTGCTGGTCGCCGTGGTGATCGTCGTAGCCTACAACCTGACGCTCACCAAAATGAAACTCCTCTCGGAACTCCGGCTCGAAAAACTCGAACGCATGAAGACCGAAGAACTGAACCAGGTCAAGATGCGTTTCTTCACCAACGTATCGCACGAATTCAAAACCCCGCTTTCGCTCATCCTGGGCCCCATAGAGAGCCTCGGGGAACAGATCCGGGACAAGCGCCAGCTGGAGCAGCTCTCGCTCATGCGGCAGAACGGCGAACGGCTGCTGCGGCTGATCGACCAGATCATGGATCTGCGCAAGTTCGACAACGGGAAGATGAAACTCAACCCCAGCACGGGCGAGTTCGTGTCGTTCGTGCACAGGATTTACGCATCGTTCGCCTACCAGGCGCAACGACGGGGCATCGACTACGATTTCGAAACCTCCGAACCCGAGCTCACCTTCCAATTCGACAGCGACAAAGTCGAGAAGGTGCTGTACAACCTGCTTTCCAACGCCTTCAAGTTCACGCCCGACAACGGACATATCGGCATCACGGTTTCGCTGCGCCGCAGCGACGAAGGACGGTTCGCCGCAGTCGAGGTGTCGGACACCGGGATAGGCGTCACGGAGGCCGACCGGGAACATATTTTCGAGCGGTTCTACCAGGGCAGCAACCCGTCGTTCGAGTCGATCCGAGGCACGGGCATCGGGCTGATGCTCGCTAAGGATTTCGTCGAGCTGCACGGCGGCACGCTGACCCTGGAAAGCGCCCCGGGCCGGGGCAGCGCCTTCACGTTCACGCTCCCGGTCGACCCGGCGGGGGCGGCACCCGCCAGCGGGACGGCAGATAGGCAGCCCGAAGCGGGATCCGCCGAGCGCAACCCGAAGGTGCTCATCGTCGAGGACAACGAGGACATGCGGAATTTCCTGCGCATAAACCTCGAAGAACAGTACGAAATATACACGGCACACGACGGCAACGACGGGTGGGAGCAGATCCGAAACATCTACCCCGACCTGGTGGTCAGCGACGTGATGATGCCCGGCATGGACGGCTTCGAACTGTGCCGCCGCAGCAAGGCGGAACTGCTCACCTGCCACATCCCGTTCCTGCTGCTCACGGCCAAGGGCGATGAGGAGAACCGCGCAGAGGGGTATTCGGCAGGCGCAGACGGGTATATCGCCAAGCCGTTCAGCATCAAGACGCTGCGCACGCGGGTCAACTCGCTCATCGAGCAGCGCATCAAACTGCGCGAACGATACCGCCAGAAGCTGCTCACCGACCCTTCGGAAATTCAGATCGAATCGGAAAACGACAAGTTCATCGACACGCTGGTCAAGGCCATCGAACAGAATATCGACAACTCCGAATTCGGCATACAGGAGCTGTGCGAGATTTCGCGCTACTCCTACCAGCAGGTTTACCGCAAGGTCAAGGCGCTCACCGGGGAGTCGATCAACGAATTCATCCGCACCGTGCGGCTCAAACGGGCGGCGCAATACCTCGCGCAAAGCGACACCCGCATCTCGGAGATCATGTATAGCGTAGGGTTCAACTCACACTCCTATTTTACCAAATGCTTCCGCGAGCATTTCGGGCTTTCGCCCAAGGAGTATGCCGAAAAACACCGCAGGAAATAGCCCGAACCCGCAGGGACGGAGAGGCGGCCGGACACGGATCCGGCCGCTTTTCCGTTTCCAGCCCCCGCACGGGATCAAGACGCATGGCCCCTCCGGCCGGGCAGGGAAGGCAAATGGCGGAAACGTAATAGTATTTGATAATTCCGGGATAATTTAAGTCAGGCGGGCGGACTATTTTTGTTATACCGCACCACGGGAGAAACAACCTAAACCTGATAAACTATGAAACAATCCTTACTCATTTGTGCCGCGGCGGCGCTCCTGGCCGGAAGTTCCTGCTCGGAGCAGGAACCCTTCGACGCCGCGATGCCCGTCCGGCTCAGCGTCGCAGGCATCAGCCCGGGAAGCCGGGCGGCGGCGAACTACGCGGCGGACGACTACTTCGGCCTTCGGGGAATGGCCGGGGCCTCGGTAAGCGTAAAGGCCCGGACAACGACCTATATCTATGCGGACGGGACATTGGCGGGCGCCACCCCGGACGACGTGCTCTACTTCCCGGTGGACGGAAGCGCCCTGGCCTCCGTCAAGGTATACTGGCCGGAGGAGGCCGTACGCCAGGCACAGGGCGGCGCCATCGCCAAAGACCAGCGGGAGAAGGAAGCGTTCCTCGCCGCGGACTGGCTTTCGGCCGAGCTGAAGGAGGTCGCCCCAGCGCAGGCCGTCGCCCTGACACTGGGGCACGAACGGCCGAAGCTCACATTCACGCTCGCCGGCACGATGTCGGGCAGCAGGATCACGGCGCTCTCGGTCGCCGGGTACGATGCCTACTGTGACCCTCAGACCGGTGATGCCCAGTTGATTATGCTGCCGGGTAATACGGAAATAGCCCCCGAAGCCATCGGCACCGTCACCATCGGCGGCCAGGAGCGTCCCCGGAACTTCGTCGTCAAGACGATGCCGGCCCTCAAAGCGGGGGAAAACCACACGATCGAGATCAATTTCTAATATAAAAGAGCCTATCATGAAACGACATATCCTCTATCTGGCCATGCTCGCACTGGGCACGGCAGCGACAGGATGCTCCGACGACGACACCGCAAAGGAGGGCCGGACGGAGCCTACGACGGTGGAAAGCATCTCCATCCGCACCCAAATGGCCGAGGTTTCACGCGCCCAAACCGGAGACGACGACCCGACGATGGGCCCGGCATCGACCCGTGCGGGGCACACGATGACGGTGACGCTCGGCAGCGGCAGCGAACGCATGCAGGCCACGTATGAATACGACGGCGGCAAATGGATCCCCGCCGGAGAGGCGGTCGTATTCCCCGACAACAAGCGCCAGCCCGTCGGGATCATCCTCAGGAAGGAGGGCACAGCCATCCAGGACGGTACGGCGCAGGGACTTATCGACGCCGACCAGCTGGGGTGGGACAACCCCGCCCAGGTACCGCTGCGGGAGATGGCCAACGTCCCGATGCGGCACCTGAAGACCATGGTGGAATTCGAACTGGGCACGATCGCCGCCACGGCGCTCACGGTCGACGGCCTCAAAGCCTGCCACGTCGGGAACGGCAACAAATGGCAGGCGATCATCGAGCCGTCGACACCCGGGTTCAGGGTTTCGGTCATGGTCAACAACACCGTCAGCACGACGGAGGTCAGCGCGGCGGCATCCCCCACCGACGGGGTGTTCCTGGCCGATTACCGCTACACGGTACCATTGGTATTGAACGGCAGCGAACTGACGCTGGGAACCATCGGCGTGGGCAGTTGGGACGAAGGAGCCGGGGGTACGGCCCAGGGCATGACCCCGACGCATTACCGGATCGAAGGGCTGGAAAACCGCACCATCGAAGTTTACCTGGCCGGGTCGGACAGCCCCACGCAGATCACCCTCAATGCAAAGGGCGAGGCCATGCAGCAGGCCGGGGTTCCGGTCGGCATCGTCGCCAGGATCGCCTGCGACGGCACGCAATACGAGATCGGGCGGGAGGAAAGCAGCCAGATCAGCCTCCGGATCGTCGACGGGAAAGTAGCCTTCCGCGAGGCGGACGACAAAGGCTTCATCCCCGTCAACACGATCGCCGAACTGAAGATGATCGACCTCGACGACGCCAGCCGGGGGCGCAAATACCTCCAGCAGGGCAACATCGACCTGCTCGACGCCGAGTGGACGCCGATCTCGAAACTGGAGGGCATCTATGACGGCGGCAACTTCACCGTCGCCCGCCTCAGGGTTTCGCTCGGGAACGGAAATGCCGGGCTCTTCGCAGCCAACGGCGGGACGATCCGCAACGTCGTGATCGCCTCGGCCAGCGCACTCAGGGGGCAGTGGCATGCAGGCATGGTCTGCGGTGAGAACACGGGAACGATCGAGCGATGCACCAACCGCGCATCGGTGACTGACGGCGGCAGCAACACGCTGGGCGGCATCTGCGGGTACAACAACAACGGCACCGTATCGGAGTGCCTGAACACGGGCACGCTGACCATCGACGCCACCGTACCGTCGGACGGCACGGGCGGCATCGTCGGCTACTGCGGCAAAGGGACGATCACGGGCTGCGGCAACACGGGCGGCATCGGCGGCAAACCCAGCAAGACGGGCGGCATCGCGGGGCAGGCCGACGACTGCCAGATCGCCGACTGCTACAACACGGGCGACCTCGTCCTGCCGTGGGGCGCAGGC
This Alistipes onderdonkii DNA region includes the following protein-coding sequences:
- a CDS encoding glycoside hydrolase family 2 TIM barrel-domain containing protein, translating into MKRLTAIFLCTLAYGAATAADGWDADQHVNALRRLPARATSYSYKTPQDALAGDRAQSRMMPLDGVWKFRFAEDAAQSPEGFWQPDADLGNWDEIEVPSCWEMQGYGYPIYTNIPYPFEFRPPSITRDNPTGCYVRKFTVPRSWEGDRVVLHFGGVYSGYYVWVNGTLAGYAEDSCLPSEFDVTGLLRPGENTLAVKVFKWTDGSYLEDADHWRMAGIHREVYLAAKPDVAIGDFGVRTLLDGDMRDALLQIRPTIDLREGTPAAGWHLRAQLYAPDGTPEGREMGLPVEEILSEAYPQRDNVYFALMEQRIAAPEKWSAENPALYTLVLTLRNDDGQVAESRSCKVGFRDVRLRGREMLVNGVPVKLYGVNRHDHDQYTGKTVTREGMEQDVRLMKLLNFNSVRTSHYPNDPYFYELCDRYGLYVIDEANIESHGSGGKLSNDPEWAVPFLERVSRMVVRDRNHPSIVMWSLGNESGCGPAHAAAAGWAKDYDPTRLIHYEGAQGQPASPLYVPLRRTSAAVFTSAAPADGKPGTPQQPQDGGNPTDPAYVDIVSRMYPTVGELERMALNPRIDRPVLMCEYAHSMGNSTGGLNDYWTVIRSHEGLLGGHIWDWAEQGLVKKDTCQRTYWAYGGDFEPAGEHHDAAFCCNGIVNPDRTLKPAALECKYVFQPIGFTADDLAAGRVVVHNRNFFSPTDRYDFTWEISTDKGVLQRGSFDVPTTPAGKSAPATVGFRPFEPEPGAEYLLRVQAREKRATPYAGAGHIAAQEQFGLPFYKAPAHKPAAGRAAVSQDGERIVLSAAGVRAEIDRRSGYLVSYTVRGKALVCDTLRPNFWRASTDNDWRGWRVGQIAGCWKEMPGRIRTEGIRIDEAAGTVRVEKGVPDSVRLTLVYTLDGTGALAVSYDLQIAGQLPEPLRAGLRTRVPNTLGRMAYFGKGPQENYSDRSCGALLGLYRGTPGDFMHDYITPQENGNRCAVRWLTLTEGNGRGIQIAGDSPLSMSVWDCTQEALDRARHVTEVERLPDALTVNIDCVQAGVGGTDTWSLNARPSEQYRLLAKRYAYKFTLLPCNNESEAIRNGRRLCNKR
- a CDS encoding beta-galactosidase trimerization domain-containing protein, which encodes MKKTILLLALGFLCQPLYPQRTEYPQIGAQVFIEPGQTDKQIDGFFRILAQHGFETARIRMFGAHMLRPDGSWDFTLYDKAFDAAGKHGVKLFATLFPPTDELGDVGGFKFPRSKAHLLEIADYIEAVVSHFRGHPALDTWVLQNEPGTGGTGPGRNDLTDEVFARWKAAQKTPAYDNGYLKADFTQERFHTDFTTWYLGWIASQVDRHDPAHHKHINPHQLLDNLADYDFPAYEGFLTSLGVSMHLSWHFGYFTRAQYPLGISLMADIIRSGAGKNPFWITEMQGGNVTASGREVLCPTAREITQWLWTGIAAGAEGVIFWTLNQRASALEAGEWGMLDFQGRPSDRLTAASEVARTAKAHKSFFREARPVRSGITLLYNTESLRTQQKNAAVSDDGRYEGRKASATMKSLAGAYEAIAAWGVVPEICEMGAYDWSNPQGKTIVLTNLVALPSEVWERLDDFVRKGGRMIATGLTGFYDQNMHCILMDDFPLRRCFGAQISEYKAVAPYFTIACDTPATTLPAHLWKGILTPDKAQAIAMHGDDVVGTRHRYGKGEAVWLPSLVELGGWHGDNKGVADFYGTYCRGQIDRAPLHFSRPADGVLMRLMESPSQRLAVLVNKRPHTVEIGLSRPLPASARRLCGEASPEGASVRLGAEECAVFLWDKQAE
- a CDS encoding two-component regulator propeller domain-containing protein; this encodes MKHLAAGLLLFCWLPLWGQVTNLHFTNLSIDAGLSDKMVFAVAQDSTGLMWFGTAEGLNRYDGYNFETFRYNPGDSTSVSASFINCIHLTRTGELWIGTEKGLDLYDPVTESFVKYHADNDSLRLLNNLRIRCIHDDPQGVMWVGTLEGLIRLDLRKRYINYFVLVPDAFDRMANEIRSICADRHGMLWLGTFDGLYRFNPTDNSFVRYETRSRKLPNDTYNNLVNALYIPENTPDLLYVGSSSGLVVLDIRHPEQPLGTLRAEDGGLTDNDIKSILSYDDTHLLLATADGLTLYDTRSCRASAYYSSLSDPTSLPNNSLRTLFRDRQNIVWIGTDSGLAKLDLKRKKIDCVRLTNDRKGAERKVIVNDLLGTPDHSLWLTTNEGVLRYDSTRRDAGYTRYMADKGVSHSIAKRLIRDSHGTLWLGTNDGIDYYDAARDRFVRAEHSNQNFSLKYIYDIKEDADHDIVTNISSGLCFITPHYRPDGGISHLSYKTRLISGIINSDNCDIGYFDVDAKGNIWFAATQEGLFKYEKRNDRFIQYKVRTDDPRSLISNRIYTIHVDRKGNVWTGTDRGLCKLDPASGQFERFDNDLDLSQSIRTLTSDSRGRIWAATTNKLIMYDPVRKNKIVCDLNRDLRIDELIYNSFFIDPQGHIYMGGDGGYIRYHPDAILLNEDKAPTVVTSFSLWNKEVRPGHRIGKRVVLPRSILHSDRLRLRHNENSFRFYFSLLNFASSNNKYAYRLEGYDKEWQMTGGTQNYAAYSNLSPGRYLFTVRGCNSDGIWSDRTARIEVRILPPWWLSWWAYLIYGVLVAVVIVVAYNLTLTKMKLLSELRLEKLERMKTEELNQVKMRFFTNVSHEFKTPLSLILGPIESLGEQIRDKRQLEQLSLMRQNGERLLRLIDQIMDLRKFDNGKMKLNPSTGEFVSFVHRIYASFAYQAQRRGIDYDFETSEPELTFQFDSDKVEKVLYNLLSNAFKFTPDNGHIGITVSLRRSDEGRFAAVEVSDTGIGVTEADREHIFERFYQGSNPSFESIRGTGIGLMLAKDFVELHGGTLTLESAPGRGSAFTFTLPVDPAGAAPASGTADRQPEAGSAERNPKVLIVEDNEDMRNFLRINLEEQYEIYTAHDGNDGWEQIRNIYPDLVVSDVMMPGMDGFELCRRSKAELLTCHIPFLLLTAKGDEENRAEGYSAGADGYIAKPFSIKTLRTRVNSLIEQRIKLRERYRQKLLTDPSEIQIESENDKFIDTLVKAIEQNIDNSEFGIQELCEISRYSYQQVYRKVKALTGESINEFIRTVRLKRAAQYLAQSDTRISEIMYSVGFNSHSYFTKCFREHFGLSPKEYAEKHRRK